The following are encoded together in the Xanthobacter autotrophicus Py2 genome:
- a CDS encoding major facilitator superfamily MFS_1 (PFAM: major facilitator superfamily MFS_1~KEGG: cbu:CBU_1208 multidrug transporter, putative), protein MIALYLLILVDSISATVIIPLLGPLLIDPATLVFLPDASLPLRNFVSGLLVATYVLLMLYMAPVLGRLSDQWGRRPVLLLCGAGVLLGNLLAGLAIDLHLLPLLFLGRFIGGATAAAQPTAQAALVDTGSNKARLLSYSMLFSSLGFVLGPVVASGLSTLSFSAPLHLCTALTLVALVLLWTGYREEEKPGRKVDWSTISIFEGVRCFREAAGDKAVRGILGGFLLMQVAWGSFFVFVSVYLMAAPGLRLSLHQVGAFMSIMGIGFCISNALVQPALSERFGMRSLAVAGLALNATTMVACLLLGSAYQAYAAALIAGITVNIAYPSIVTMLSDRVAPERQGWILGMVGSAAAMGWGISSVVSGALGGLGQALPVVLAAALMATAALAMTVAGSGRTMADAPD, encoded by the coding sequence ATGATCGCGCTCTATCTGCTGATCCTGGTGGATTCCATCAGCGCGACCGTCATCATCCCGCTGCTCGGTCCGCTGCTGATCGACCCGGCGACGCTGGTGTTCCTGCCCGATGCGTCGCTGCCCCTGCGCAATTTCGTCAGCGGGCTGCTGGTGGCGACCTACGTCCTGCTGATGCTGTACATGGCGCCGGTGCTGGGGCGCCTGTCGGACCAATGGGGCCGCCGGCCGGTGCTGCTGCTGTGCGGTGCTGGCGTGCTGCTGGGCAATCTTCTGGCCGGCCTCGCCATCGACCTGCACCTGCTGCCGCTGCTGTTCCTCGGCCGGTTCATCGGCGGCGCCACCGCCGCCGCCCAGCCCACGGCGCAGGCGGCGCTGGTGGATACCGGCAGCAACAAGGCCCGGCTTTTGAGCTACAGCATGCTGTTCTCCTCGCTCGGCTTCGTGCTCGGTCCGGTGGTGGCCTCCGGCCTGTCCACCCTCTCCTTCTCCGCGCCGCTGCACCTGTGCACGGCGCTGACGCTCGTCGCCCTGGTGCTGCTGTGGACCGGCTACCGGGAGGAAGAGAAGCCCGGGCGAAAGGTGGACTGGTCCACCATCTCCATCTTCGAGGGCGTGCGCTGCTTCCGGGAGGCGGCGGGCGACAAGGCGGTGCGCGGCATCCTCGGCGGCTTCCTGCTGATGCAGGTGGCGTGGGGCAGCTTCTTCGTCTTCGTCTCGGTCTATCTCATGGCCGCGCCCGGACTGCGGCTGAGCCTGCATCAGGTGGGCGCCTTCATGTCCATCATGGGGATCGGCTTCTGCATCTCCAACGCGCTGGTGCAGCCGGCCCTGTCCGAGCGCTTCGGCATGCGCAGCCTCGCGGTGGCCGGGCTCGCCCTGAATGCGACCACCATGGTGGCGTGCCTGCTGCTGGGTTCGGCCTATCAGGCCTATGCGGCGGCGTTGATCGCCGGCATCACCGTCAACATCGCCTACCCCTCCATCGTCACCATGCTGTCGGATCGCGTGGCGCCGGAGCGACAGGGCTGGATCCTGGGCATGGTCGGCTCGGCGGCGGCCATGGGGTGGGGGATTTCCTCAGTGGTCTCCGGCGCGCTGGGCGGCCTCGGGCAGGCCCTGCCGGTGGTGCTGGCAGCAGCGCTGATGGCGACCGCCGCCCTCGCCATGACCGTGGCGGGCTCCGGCAGGACGATGGCCGACGCGCCGGACTGA